One Antarctobacter heliothermus DNA segment encodes these proteins:
- a CDS encoding HAD family hydrolase, translating into MTKPALLFDLDGTMLMTDDLHREVFVDLMAPYGIEITEEFYMKHVHGRLNVDFFAEFLPDLENPQGLSDHKEALFRERLPTPYPAMPGVEQLVARAKDAGWAVAIVTNANRNNAEAMLRAIGLRDAFDTMIIGEECVRGKPDPEPYLAALRALNVPAHRAIAFEDSPSGMRAAAASGAFAVGLRSGLTDADLRQHGAQLTLADFNDPALEHALDRLTGEDVS; encoded by the coding sequence ATGACCAAACCCGCATTGCTGTTCGATCTGGACGGCACCATGTTGATGACCGATGACCTTCACCGGGAGGTTTTCGTTGATCTCATGGCGCCCTACGGCATCGAGATCACCGAAGAGTTCTACATGAAGCACGTCCACGGACGGCTGAACGTGGATTTCTTTGCCGAGTTCCTTCCCGATTTGGAAAACCCACAAGGGCTGTCCGATCACAAGGAAGCGCTGTTTCGGGAACGCCTGCCAACCCCCTACCCCGCCATGCCCGGAGTAGAGCAACTCGTGGCCCGGGCCAAAGACGCGGGTTGGGCGGTTGCCATTGTCACCAACGCAAACCGCAACAACGCAGAGGCCATGTTGCGGGCCATCGGCCTGCGCGACGCGTTCGACACGATGATCATCGGTGAGGAATGCGTGCGCGGCAAACCGGACCCGGAACCCTATCTGGCCGCATTGCGCGCCTTGAACGTCCCGGCGCATCGTGCCATCGCGTTTGAGGACAGCCCCTCGGGAATGCGGGCCGCCGCAGCTTCGGGCGCATTTGCCGTTGGATTGCGGTCCGGACTTACCGATGCAGATCTGCGCCAGCATGGCGCGCAGTTGACGCTAGCAGATTTCAACGACCCCGCGCTTGAGCACGCGCTCGACCGCCTGACAGGAGAAGACGTGTCATGA
- the mfd gene encoding transcription-repair coupling factor gives MTEHRIIMGGAPEGYDARLVLREVARAKGPVIHIARDDKRLAAMRDALTFFAPDMPVMVFPAWDCLPYDRVSPNADISAARMATLATLVHGGPTHFVLLTTLSAAMQYLPARDVLREAAFTARVGDRVDEAGLRAFLVRMGFSQAPTVTEPGDYAVRGGIIDIFPPGDGGPVRLDFFGDVLDGARRFDPASQRTTEKLDVVELAPVSEVILDEAAITRFRQNYRIEFGAAGTDDPLYEAVSAGRKHQGVEHWLPFFHQRLETLFDYLPGAPVVLDDQLTPSRLSRWDSIADQFDARRHAMSQKKSLGSTVYKPIPPGSLYLDDDAWSAALGARREVQFHPLPQATGPGVVDAGGRIGRNFSPERQQENISLFSALAAHVKARLQDGPVVIASYSEGARERLTGLIEDEGLAEAIPVTNGTRIGKRGLHLAVWPLEAGFVAPWETGDDKVRLTVISEQDVLGDRLIRQPKKRRKAENFLTEHQSLSPGDLVVHVDHGIGRYLGMEVVTAAGAAHECLLLEYAESSKLYLPVENIELLSKYGHEEGLLDKLGGGAWQAKKAKLKERIREMADRLIRIAAERALRKAPIMDPPPGAFESFSARFPYQETDDQLKAIEDVMEDMHSGQPMDRLICGDVGFGKTEVAMRAAFVAAMSGVQVAVIAPTTLLARQHYNSFAERFRGFPVQVSPLSRFVGTKQAALTREGISKGTVDIAVGTHALLAKGIRFNNLGLLIIDEEQRFGVQHKERLKQLRSDIHVLTLTATPIPRTLQLSLTGVRDLSIIGTPPVDRLSIRTYVSEFDPVTIREGLLREHYRGGQSFFVVPRLTDLPEVEEFLKEQVPEVSYVVAHGQMAAGDLDDRMNAFYDGKYDVLVATTIVESGLDIPTANTMVVHRADMFGLSQLYQIRGRVGRSKTRAYAYLTTKPRAKLTTTAEKRLRLLGSLDTLGAGFTLASQDLDIRGAGNLLGEEQSGQMRDVGYELYQSMLEEAIAKIRAGEMEGLSEADDQWAPQINLGVPVLIPETFVPDLDVRLGLYRRLSSLTTKVELEGFAAELIDRFGKLPREVNTLLLVVRIKAMCKRAGIAKLDGGPKGATIQFHNDKFASPEGLVAFITAQDGQARVKDNKIVVRREWKRDKDKIQGAFAIARDLAEHAGVLKKRKATT, from the coding sequence ATGACAGAACATCGTATCATCATGGGCGGCGCGCCCGAGGGCTATGACGCCCGTCTGGTGCTGCGTGAGGTGGCGCGGGCCAAAGGTCCGGTGATCCACATCGCGCGCGACGACAAACGGCTGGCGGCCATGCGCGATGCGCTGACCTTCTTTGCGCCCGACATGCCGGTGATGGTGTTTCCCGCCTGGGACTGCCTGCCCTATGACCGGGTGTCGCCCAATGCCGATATCTCGGCCGCGCGCATGGCGACGTTGGCGACCCTGGTGCATGGCGGGCCGACGCATTTTGTCTTGCTGACGACGCTCTCGGCGGCGATGCAGTACCTGCCCGCCCGCGACGTTCTGCGCGAGGCGGCCTTTACCGCGCGGGTCGGTGACCGGGTGGACGAGGCCGGGCTGCGCGCCTTTTTGGTACGCATGGGATTCAGTCAGGCACCCACGGTCACGGAACCCGGTGACTACGCGGTGCGCGGCGGCATCATCGATATCTTTCCGCCGGGGGACGGCGGGCCGGTGCGTTTGGATTTCTTCGGTGATGTGCTGGACGGAGCACGGCGGTTCGATCCGGCGTCGCAGCGGACGACGGAAAAGCTGGACGTGGTGGAACTGGCGCCCGTGTCCGAGGTGATCCTAGACGAGGCGGCGATCACGCGGTTCCGCCAGAATTACCGGATCGAATTCGGTGCGGCGGGCACCGATGATCCGCTGTATGAGGCGGTTAGTGCTGGTCGCAAGCATCAGGGTGTCGAACACTGGTTGCCGTTCTTCCATCAGCGGCTGGAAACTTTGTTCGACTATCTGCCCGGCGCGCCGGTTGTGCTGGACGATCAACTGACGCCTTCGCGCCTGTCGCGCTGGGACAGCATCGCCGATCAGTTCGATGCACGCCGACACGCCATGAGCCAGAAAAAGTCTCTGGGCAGCACGGTTTACAAGCCGATCCCGCCCGGATCCCTTTATTTGGACGATGATGCATGGTCTGCCGCCCTTGGTGCGCGGCGCGAGGTGCAGTTTCATCCGCTGCCACAGGCCACTGGCCCCGGTGTCGTGGACGCAGGCGGGCGTATCGGGCGGAATTTCTCGCCTGAGCGGCAACAAGAAAACATCAGCCTTTTTAGTGCCTTGGCTGCCCATGTTAAGGCGAGATTGCAGGACGGACCGGTTGTTATCGCCTCCTATTCCGAAGGCGCGCGCGAACGCCTGACGGGCCTGATTGAGGACGAGGGGCTGGCCGAGGCGATCCCCGTTACCAACGGCACCCGGATTGGCAAGCGCGGGCTGCATCTGGCGGTCTGGCCTTTGGAGGCGGGCTTTGTCGCCCCTTGGGAGACGGGGGACGACAAGGTGCGCCTGACGGTCATTTCCGAACAGGACGTGCTGGGCGACCGCCTTATTCGGCAGCCCAAGAAACGCCGCAAGGCCGAGAACTTCCTGACTGAACATCAATCGCTGTCACCCGGCGATCTGGTAGTCCATGTCGACCACGGTATCGGCCGGTATCTGGGGATGGAGGTGGTCACCGCAGCAGGGGCAGCGCATGAATGCCTACTACTGGAATATGCTGAAAGTTCAAAGCTGTATCTGCCGGTCGAGAACATCGAACTGTTGTCCAAATACGGTCACGAAGAGGGCCTGCTGGACAAGCTGGGCGGCGGCGCGTGGCAGGCCAAAAAGGCCAAGCTGAAGGAACGCATCCGCGAGATGGCGGATCGCCTGATCCGCATCGCTGCCGAACGTGCCTTGCGCAAAGCCCCGATCATGGACCCGCCACCGGGCGCGTTTGAGTCCTTTTCCGCGCGCTTTCCCTATCAAGAGACGGATGACCAGCTAAAGGCCATCGAAGATGTCATGGAGGACATGCATTCCGGCCAGCCGATGGACCGCCTGATCTGTGGCGACGTGGGCTTTGGCAAGACAGAGGTCGCCATGCGCGCCGCCTTTGTGGCGGCCATGTCCGGCGTACAGGTCGCTGTGATAGCACCGACTACGCTGCTGGCACGCCAGCACTACAACAGCTTTGCCGAACGGTTCCGCGGCTTTCCCGTGCAGGTGTCGCCCTTGTCGCGTTTTGTCGGCACAAAACAGGCGGCACTGACCCGTGAGGGCATTTCCAAGGGCACCGTGGACATTGCGGTCGGCACCCATGCGCTGCTGGCCAAGGGCATCCGGTTCAACAACCTTGGCCTGTTGATCATTGATGAAGAGCAGCGCTTTGGCGTCCAGCACAAGGAACGGCTAAAGCAACTGCGGTCGGACATTCACGTCCTGACCCTGACCGCGACTCCGATCCCGCGCACACTGCAACTGTCGCTGACCGGGGTGCGCGATCTGTCGATTATCGGCACGCCGCCCGTGGACCGTCTGTCGATCCGTACCTACGTCAGTGAATTTGACCCGGTGACGATCCGTGAGGGCCTGTTGCGCGAACACTATCGCGGCGGCCAGTCCTTCTTTGTGGTGCCGCGCCTGACCGACCTGCCAGAGGTCGAGGAGTTCCTGAAGGAACAAGTGCCGGAAGTGTCCTATGTCGTCGCCCACGGCCAAATGGCAGCGGGGGACCTGGACGACCGCATGAACGCCTTTTATGACGGCAAATACGATGTGCTGGTGGCGACAACCATCGTGGAATCCGGTCTGGACATCCCCACCGCCAACACCATGGTGGTGCACCGGGCCGACATGTTCGGCCTCAGCCAGCTGTACCAGATCCGGGGCCGTGTGGGCCGGTCCAAGACCCGCGCCTATGCCTATCTGACGACCAAACCGCGCGCCAAGCTGACCACCACCGCAGAAAAGCGTCTGCGCTTGCTGGGCAGTCTGGATACGTTGGGGGCGGGCTTCACTCTTGCCTCGCAGGATCTGGATATTCGCGGCGCGGGCAATCTGCTGGGTGAAGAACAGTCCGGCCAGATGCGTGACGTGGGCTACGAGTTGTACCAGTCGATGCTGGAAGAGGCGATTGCCAAGATCCGCGCCGGAGAGATGGAGGGTCTGTCAGAGGCCGACGATCAATGGGCGCCTCAGATCAATCTGGGCGTGCCGGTGCTGATCCCTGAGACGTTTGTGCCAGATCTGGACGTGCGCCTTGGTCTGTACCGTCGCCTGTCCTCGCTGACCACAAAGGTCGAGCTAGAGGGCTTTGCCGCCGAGTTGATCGACCGTTTCGGCAAGCTGCCGCGGGAGGTAAACACCTTGTTGCTGGTGGTGCGGATCAAGGCGATGTGCAAACGCGCCGGGATCGCCAAACTGGACGGCGGGCCAAAGGGGGCGACGATCCAGTTCCACAACGACAAATTCGCCTCGCCCGAGGGACTTGTGGCCTTCATCACCGCGCAGGACGGGCAGGCGCGCGTCAAGGACAACAAGATCGTGGTGCGGCGCGAGTGGAAACGCGACAAGGACAAGATCCAGGGGGCCTTTGCCATCGCCCGCGATCTTGCCGAGCACGCCGGTGTCCTGAAAAAACGCAAGGCGACAACCTGA
- the hemB gene encoding porphobilinogen synthase: MQPTLAPYPATRLRRLRRTPAIRALVQETTISPADFIWPVFVRDGEGVVEPIASMPGVNRLSVDKVVEAATEAHALGIPAICLFPYTDPALKTEDCAEAWNPDNLSNRATRAIKQAVPDIAIMTDVALDPYNINGHDGFVEAGEIVNDRTVEALVKQALSQADAGADIIGPSDMMDGRIGALRSALEGAGHQNVLLLSYAAKYASAFYGPFRDAVGASGALQGDKKTYQQDPGNSDEAMRLIARDLAEGADMIMVKPGMPYLDICRRAHEMFGAPTFAYQVSGEYAMIAGAGERGWIDGDKAMMESLTSFKRAGCDGVLTYFAPAAARLLNG; encoded by the coding sequence ATGCAGCCGACGCTTGCCCCCTACCCCGCCACCCGCCTGCGCCGTCTGCGCCGCACGCCCGCCATTCGCGCTCTGGTGCAGGAAACCACGATCAGCCCCGCGGATTTCATCTGGCCGGTTTTTGTGCGCGATGGTGAGGGCGTGGTTGAACCCATCGCCTCCATGCCTGGCGTCAACCGCCTGTCCGTGGACAAGGTGGTGGAGGCCGCTACAGAGGCACATGCCTTGGGCATCCCGGCGATCTGCCTGTTTCCCTACACTGATCCCGCGCTGAAGACAGAAGATTGCGCCGAGGCATGGAACCCTGACAACCTGTCTAACCGCGCTACGCGCGCGATCAAGCAGGCGGTGCCGGATATCGCCATCATGACCGACGTGGCGCTGGACCCTTACAATATCAACGGGCATGACGGCTTTGTCGAGGCGGGCGAGATCGTCAATGATCGCACGGTCGAGGCACTGGTAAAGCAGGCCCTCAGCCAGGCAGACGCGGGCGCGGACATCATCGGGCCGTCCGATATGATGGATGGCCGCATCGGCGCATTGCGCAGCGCACTAGAGGGTGCTGGGCATCAAAACGTGCTGTTGCTCAGCTATGCGGCCAAATACGCCTCGGCCTTTTACGGGCCGTTTCGCGATGCAGTGGGTGCCAGCGGTGCCTTGCAAGGCGACAAGAAGACCTATCAGCAAGACCCCGGCAATTCAGATGAGGCGATGCGCCTGATTGCACGCGATCTAGCCGAAGGCGCGGACATGATCATGGTCAAACCGGGGATGCCCTATCTGGACATCTGCCGCCGCGCGCATGAGATGTTCGGCGCTCCAACCTTTGCCTATCAGGTGTCCGGAGAATACGCGATGATTGCGGGCGCAGGGGAACGCGGCTGGATCGACGGCGACAAGGCTATGATGGAAAGCCTGACCAGTTTCAAACGTGCGGGATGTGATGGGGTCCTGACCTATTTCGCCCCCGCTGCGGCGCGTTTGTTGAACGGCTGA
- a CDS encoding DUF1428 domain-containing protein, which translates to MPYYDLFLAPVEDARRADYEAFLIPMHKMFIDLGAIETVDLWAEDVPDGELTSLPLAVKLQEGESVASGYVIWPSKEARDAGWAKMMSDDSPFEMPFDGKRMVFGGFTLLKRTTA; encoded by the coding sequence ATGCCATATTATGACCTGTTTCTTGCGCCTGTGGAGGACGCCAGACGCGCCGATTATGAGGCGTTTCTGATCCCAATGCACAAGATGTTCATCGACCTTGGCGCGATCGAAACTGTCGATCTCTGGGCCGAGGACGTGCCCGATGGCGAGCTGACCTCGCTCCCGCTGGCGGTCAAGCTGCAAGAGGGCGAAAGCGTGGCGTCAGGCTATGTGATCTGGCCGTCGAAAGAGGCGCGCGATGCGGGCTGGGCCAAGATGATGTCGGACGACAGCCCCTTCGAGATGCCTTTTGATGGTAAACGCATGGTCTTTGGCGGTTTTACCCTGTTGAAGCGCACAACCGCCTGA
- a CDS encoding component of SufBCD complex, which translates to MDWYSTVFEVIDMRSFSNLWFWVMLAVLWSSTSHWVLGVPYDMVARARRAGGQASQDLEDLVRINTNRLLFIVEESGLWIVAIGSAFLSGTAILGFFYWVEFAQAVFMLAFPMMFVGLLSISSARRIQAGENAGEALWRRLRLHRMLTQFIGVVSIFCTALWGMYMNLTVLAF; encoded by the coding sequence TTGGACTGGTACAGCACCGTTTTCGAAGTCATCGACATGCGGTCCTTTTCGAACCTCTGGTTCTGGGTCATGCTGGCGGTGCTGTGGTCGTCGACCAGCCACTGGGTGCTGGGCGTGCCCTATGACATGGTGGCACGCGCGCGTCGTGCGGGCGGGCAGGCGTCGCAGGATCTAGAGGATCTGGTGCGGATCAACACCAACCGGCTGCTGTTCATCGTCGAGGAATCGGGGCTGTGGATCGTGGCGATCGGCTCTGCCTTTCTCAGCGGGACAGCCATCCTTGGCTTTTTTTACTGGGTAGAGTTCGCGCAGGCCGTTTTCATGTTGGCCTTTCCGATGATGTTTGTCGGGCTGCTCAGCATCAGTTCGGCCCGGCGCATTCAGGCAGGTGAGAACGCGGGTGAGGCGCTGTGGCGGCGGTTGCGCCTACACCGGATGCTGACGCAGTTCATCGGTGTCGTGTCGATTTTTTGCACCGCGCTGTGGGGCATGTACATGAACCTGACGGTTCTTGCCTTCTGA
- a CDS encoding virulence factor, whose amino-acid sequence MAELTIVYWRDIPAQVIVGKGRRGAKVQLPERFEQAIDRAAMKTGAAETDAYLAEWHKVASGTVEGDMQEAANAAAARLDAEFDHERIKALIANDGWA is encoded by the coding sequence ATGGCAGAACTGACCATCGTCTACTGGCGCGATATTCCTGCACAGGTCATTGTGGGCAAAGGCCGTCGCGGCGCGAAGGTCCAGCTGCCCGAACGGTTTGAGCAAGCCATCGACCGCGCCGCAATGAAGACGGGGGCGGCCGAAACCGATGCCTATCTTGCTGAATGGCACAAAGTGGCATCGGGCACAGTTGAGGGCGACATGCAGGAGGCCGCCAATGCCGCTGCCGCCCGTCTGGACGCCGAATTCGACCATGAGCGCATCAAGGCGCTGATCGCCAACGACGGTTGGGCCTGA
- a CDS encoding RlmE family RNA methyltransferase yields MAKKPTKTPSGKNTSGRGQRDLKVKVKTARGRKLSSTLWLQRQLNDPYVKRAKEEGYRGRAAFKILETDDKYRFLVPGARVVDLGCAPGGWCQVAVPRVNALGEKQGKAKGFVLGIDLQVVDQIPGAELHVLDFMADGADDKVKAWLGGKADVVMSDMAAASSGHKQTDHLRIIALCEAAAYLAFDVLEEGGTFVAKVLQGGAEGTLQAELKRRFEKVSNFKPGASRADSSEKFVVATGFRG; encoded by the coding sequence ATGGCGAAGAAACCCACAAAGACGCCCTCCGGCAAGAATACGTCCGGGCGCGGGCAACGCGACCTCAAGGTCAAGGTCAAGACAGCGCGCGGGCGCAAGCTGTCCTCGACCCTTTGGTTGCAACGGCAGTTGAATGATCCTTACGTCAAGCGCGCCAAGGAAGAGGGCTATCGCGGGCGCGCGGCGTTCAAGATCCTTGAGACTGACGACAAGTACCGCTTTCTCGTGCCCGGCGCGCGGGTTGTGGATCTGGGCTGTGCGCCGGGGGGCTGGTGTCAGGTGGCTGTGCCGCGCGTGAACGCGCTTGGTGAGAAACAGGGCAAGGCAAAGGGTTTTGTCCTAGGCATCGATCTGCAGGTGGTGGATCAGATCCCCGGCGCGGAACTGCATGTGCTGGATTTCATGGCGGATGGTGCCGACGACAAGGTCAAGGCCTGGCTGGGCGGCAAGGCCGATGTGGTCATGTCGGACATGGCGGCGGCCTCTTCGGGGCACAAGCAAACCGATCACCTGCGGATCATCGCGCTGTGCGAGGCGGCAGCCTATCTGGCCTTTGATGTGCTTGAAGAGGGCGGCACCTTTGTCGCCAAAGTGCTGCAGGGTGGTGCCGAAGGGACGCTTCAGGCGGAACTGAAACGGCGCTTTGAAAAGGTCTCAAACTTCAAACCGGGTGCGAGCCGCGCCGATTCAAGCGAAAAATTCGTTGTCGCCACGGGGTTTCGCGGCTGA
- a CDS encoding Ppx/GppA phosphatase family protein translates to MAPKRPKAAGAFPKPVESPAPSRPDPNALYAALDLGTNSCRMLIAQPKGSQFHVVDSFSKSVQLGHGLEKSGRLSRSSMGRTVSALHVCRQKIERHKVTRMRLVATEACRRARNARDFIHHVSRETGLKLEIIQPEEEARLAVISCAPLVSTKTEQLLVVDIGGGSTELVWIDLSKVAPRERPRAIMRLHAGFHPPDSPFPSAKVVDWISVPLGVATLRDQFSDVHDDAARYALMSWYFEENLAEFAPYQDEQAREGFQIVGTSGTVTTVAASHLGLRRYDRTKVDGLRMSSDQIDTVVNRYLELGPAGRRRDPRIGPDRHALIMSGSAILQALLRLWPTDRLSVADRGLREGLLYAQMSADGVLEDGPL, encoded by the coding sequence ATGGCGCCCAAGCGTCCCAAGGCTGCGGGCGCTTTCCCGAAACCGGTCGAGAGCCCCGCGCCGTCACGACCCGATCCCAACGCGCTGTATGCCGCGCTGGATTTGGGGACAAACAGTTGCCGCATGCTGATTGCCCAGCCAAAGGGCAGCCAGTTCCACGTGGTCGACAGCTTCTCTAAGTCAGTCCAGCTTGGACATGGCCTTGAGAAGTCTGGCCGTCTGAGCCGGTCGTCCATGGGGCGAACCGTCTCAGCTTTGCATGTCTGCCGTCAAAAGATCGAACGCCACAAGGTGACACGGATGCGTCTGGTGGCGACAGAGGCATGCCGCCGCGCGCGCAATGCGCGTGATTTCATCCATCATGTCAGCCGTGAAACGGGCCTGAAGCTGGAAATCATCCAGCCTGAGGAAGAGGCGCGTCTGGCGGTGATTTCCTGCGCGCCGCTGGTCTCGACCAAGACCGAACAACTGCTTGTGGTGGACATCGGCGGCGGGTCGACCGAACTGGTCTGGATTGACCTGTCCAAGGTCGCCCCGCGCGAAAGACCGCGCGCCATCATGCGCCTGCACGCCGGGTTTCATCCCCCCGACAGCCCGTTCCCATCTGCCAAGGTGGTGGATTGGATCAGTGTGCCGTTGGGGGTTGCCACTCTGCGCGATCAGTTTTCCGATGTGCATGACGATGCGGCGCGCTATGCGCTGATGAGCTGGTACTTTGAGGAGAACCTTGCAGAGTTTGCCCCCTATCAGGACGAACAGGCGCGCGAAGGGTTCCAGATTGTCGGCACCTCCGGCACGGTCACAACCGTGGCGGCGTCCCATCTGGGTTTGCGCCGCTATGACCGGACCAAAGTGGACGGGCTGCGCATGTCATCGGATCAGATCGACACGGTGGTCAATCGCTATCTGGAACTGGGCCCGGCAGGGCGGCGGCGCGATCCGCGCATCGGGCCAGATAGGCATGCGCTGATCATGTCAGGTTCGGCGATCTTGCAAGCGTTGTTGCGTCTGTGGCCGACGGATCGGTTGTCGGTGGCCGACCGGGGGCTACGCGAGGGATTGCTGTATGCGCAGATGTCGGCGGATGGAGTGCTGGAGGACGGGCCGCTGTGA
- a CDS encoding 5,10-methylenetetrahydrofolate reductase, with protein sequence MALLNFRKRDAAPRTGNPDLEAFMDGYSIEVMPRTAAKVEDFRALLPEGTRVYIAHIEGTPIEEMVSTAKRLSSDGYKVMPHFPARIIKDAATLENWIAMYQGEAGVDQALLLAGGVTTPHGDFDSSMQLMETGLFDMAGFKRLHVAGHPEGNRDIDADGGDAMVMQALRWKQAFSDRTDAQMALATQFAFDAGPIIKWADRLTAEGIHLPIHIGIAGPAKLQTLIKFAIACGVGPSLKVLQKRAMDVTKLLLPYEPTEVLEQLAAHKAANPDFNIEQVHFFPLGGIKSNAEWAISNGGVAARPAAAHG encoded by the coding sequence ATGGCGCTGTTGAATTTCCGTAAACGCGATGCGGCCCCGCGTACCGGGAACCCCGATCTTGAGGCATTCATGGACGGATACTCGATCGAGGTGATGCCCCGCACCGCCGCCAAGGTCGAGGATTTCCGCGCGCTTTTGCCCGAGGGTACACGCGTCTACATCGCCCATATCGAGGGCACCCCGATTGAGGAAATGGTCAGCACCGCCAAGCGCCTTTCGTCGGATGGCTACAAGGTCATGCCGCACTTTCCCGCCCGCATCATCAAGGATGCCGCCACGCTGGAAAACTGGATCGCCATGTATCAGGGCGAGGCTGGCGTTGATCAGGCGCTGCTGCTGGCCGGTGGCGTAACAACCCCGCACGGCGATTTCGACAGTTCCATGCAATTGATGGAAACCGGGTTATTCGACATGGCCGGGTTCAAACGGCTGCACGTTGCTGGCCATCCCGAAGGCAACCGCGACATCGACGCCGATGGCGGCGATGCGATGGTGATGCAAGCGCTGCGCTGGAAGCAGGCATTTTCTGACCGGACCGACGCGCAAATGGCGCTGGCCACCCAGTTCGCCTTTGACGCCGGGCCGATCATCAAATGGGCCGATCGTCTGACAGCCGAGGGCATCCACTTGCCCATCCACATCGGCATCGCCGGTCCCGCCAAGCTGCAAACGCTGATCAAGTTCGCCATCGCCTGCGGTGTCGGCCCCTCGCTCAAGGTCCTGCAGAAACGCGCCATGGACGTGACCAAACTTCTGCTGCCTTATGAGCCGACAGAGGTTCTGGAACAGCTTGCCGCGCACAAGGCCGCCAATCCAGATTTCAACATTGAGCAGGTGCATTTCTTCCCGCTGGGCGGCATCAAGTCCAACGCGGAATGGGCCATCTCCAACGGTGGTGTCGCGGCCCGCCCTGCAGCGGCGCACGGCTAA
- a CDS encoding dihydropteroate synthase gives MTRTIVESKTKTAVIGFDEPFCVIGERINPTGRKILNVELEAGDFSRVEADAIAQAAAGASILDINSGAVFSNKMAEDPRYADNNFVEPTLMKQLVEVVQKVVDTPLCIDSSVPGALENGLAAAEGRPLLNSVTGEEERLELVLPLVKKYNVPVVAISNDDTGISEDPEVRFAVAKKIVERAADFGIPAHDIVVDPLVMPIGAMATAGHQVFTLVRRLRDELGVNTTCGASNISFGLPNRHGINNAFLPMAMGAGMTSAIMNPVALPINAAKIAEKKAEIAAAGIILPEDIDDKTFVTLFGMGSTSARPGKEMEAIRAANFLMNQDDGGAAWIEFNRQPPKAGHEGRGRAGRTGGRRRRA, from the coding sequence ATGACCCGCACCATCGTCGAATCGAAAACCAAAACCGCCGTCATCGGCTTTGATGAGCCATTCTGCGTGATCGGTGAGCGGATCAACCCAACCGGCCGCAAGATCCTGAACGTCGAACTGGAGGCCGGTGATTTCAGCCGGGTGGAGGCTGACGCCATTGCGCAGGCCGCCGCCGGGGCCAGCATTCTGGACATCAATTCGGGTGCCGTGTTCTCGAACAAGATGGCCGAAGATCCGCGTTACGCCGACAACAACTTTGTCGAGCCGACGCTGATGAAGCAACTGGTCGAGGTGGTTCAAAAGGTCGTGGACACGCCGCTGTGCATCGACAGTTCGGTGCCCGGCGCGTTGGAAAACGGTTTGGCCGCCGCAGAGGGCCGCCCGCTGCTGAACTCTGTCACCGGCGAGGAAGAGCGCCTTGAACTGGTGCTTCCGCTGGTCAAGAAATACAACGTGCCCGTGGTGGCGATCTCGAACGATGACACTGGTATTTCTGAAGATCCCGAAGTGCGCTTTGCCGTGGCAAAGAAGATCGTCGAGCGGGCCGCCGACTTTGGCATTCCCGCGCATGACATCGTGGTCGATCCGCTGGTCATGCCCATCGGGGCCATGGCGACAGCCGGGCATCAGGTGTTTACCCTTGTGCGCCGGTTGCGGGATGAACTGGGCGTGAACACCACCTGCGGCGCCTCGAACATCAGCTTTGGCCTACCCAACCGGCACGGCATCAACAACGCTTTTTTGCCGATGGCGATGGGCGCAGGCATGACATCGGCGATCATGAACCCGGTCGCTCTGCCAATCAACGCCGCCAAGATCGCCGAGAAAAAGGCAGAGATCGCCGCCGCGGGCATCATCCTGCCCGAGGATATCGACGATAAAACCTTTGTCACGCTGTTCGGCATGGGCAGCACCAGCGCCCGTCCCGGCAAGGAAATGGAGGCTATCCGCGCCGCCAACTTTTTGATGAACCAGGACGACGGCGGCGCCGCCTGGATCGAGTTCAACCGCCAGCCGCCCAAGGCCGGACATGAGGGCCGTGGCCGCGCCGGCCGTACCGGCGGACGGCGTCGGCGGGCCTGA
- a CDS encoding TadE family protein: MLDDRNRAKKIISSEEGSSTVEFAILFPAFITLITGCCWLALYAVVAGNVQQMTYEVARQTLQFRVDPSVSPDLCQHIGDVVVPAMAESFSAIDPARISAVRCAPASQPGWTELTLVYNGAGHGFSPLLRAMNNGSEEIVGRALIMGG, from the coding sequence ATGCTGGATGATAGAAACAGAGCCAAGAAGATTATTTCTTCGGAAGAGGGTAGTTCAACAGTAGAGTTCGCTATCCTTTTTCCTGCGTTCATCACCTTGATAACTGGATGCTGCTGGTTGGCGCTATATGCGGTAGTCGCCGGAAATGTACAGCAAATGACATATGAGGTGGCGCGACAGACACTCCAGTTTCGCGTCGATCCGAGCGTCTCACCAGATCTGTGTCAACACATCGGCGATGTTGTCGTGCCTGCGATGGCCGAGTCCTTTTCCGCCATTGACCCGGCCCGGATCTCTGCGGTTCGATGCGCACCTGCGAGCCAGCCAGGTTGGACCGAGTTGACCCTTGTCTACAACGGAGCAGGGCATGGGTTCTCACCCTTGTTGCGTGCCATGAACAACGGCTCCGAAGAAATCGTCGGTCGTGCCCTGATCATGGGTGGGTGA